The Chryseobacterium tructae genome has a window encoding:
- a CDS encoding T9SS type A sorting domain-containing protein: protein MKSGFSVSATTGVEFTAKAQAPLPADIPACSLTFDDILNPKLTETPNETLYLKQAGTKLKDEPYYDEIILNGNLATQEVVIDKNVRLYPNPTKDILNIDFNGKRFKTVEVYSIDGKKILTQEVSSMNNVEVNLLRYPPGIYMVTLIDSNGKTYPNKVIKK from the coding sequence ATGAAGTCTGGCTTTAGTGTTTCTGCTACAACTGGGGTGGAATTTACTGCGAAAGCACAGGCTCCTTTACCTGCAGATATTCCCGCATGTTCTCTTACTTTTGATGATATACTTAATCCTAAGCTAACGGAAACTCCTAATGAAACTCTCTACCTTAAACAAGCAGGAACGAAATTAAAAGATGAACCATATTACGACGAAATTATACTTAATGGTAATTTAGCAACCCAGGAAGTCGTTATTGATAAGAATGTGAGGCTTTATCCAAACCCTACCAAAGACATATTGAACATTGATTTTAATGGAAAACGTTTCAAAACAGTAGAAGTCTATTCAATAGATGGCAAGAAGATATTAACTCAGGAAGTATCCTCAATGAATAATGTTGAGGTCAATTTATTACGATATCCTCCGGGAATCTATATGGTAACTCTTATTGATTCAAATGGAAAGACTTATCCTAATAAAGTAATAAAGAAATAA